In Ischnura elegans chromosome 6, ioIscEleg1.1, whole genome shotgun sequence, one genomic interval encodes:
- the LOC124161212 gene encoding pupal cuticle protein 20-like has protein sequence MNSMTVVVFLAVAIAAVSALPQFTTGTRFTPTRPFIPIVQMDDVRDDAGQFSLRYITGDGTTVTEVGKLVPTADGKGYVLVKEGSYQYKTPEGRTINLKYLADENGFQPIGDHLPVAPVA, from the exons ATGAACTCA ATGACCGTAGTTGTTTTCCTCGCCGTGGCGATCGCTGCCGTCAGCGCCCTCCCACAATTCACCACTGGCACTCGCTTCACCCCCACCCGCCCCTTCATCCCCATCGTGCAGATGGATGACGTCAGAGACGACGCTGGACAATTCTCCCTCCG tTACATAACTGGAGATGGCACCACCGTCACCGAGGTTGGCAAGCTGGTCCCAACCGCTGACGGCAAGGGCTACGTGCTCGTCAAGGAGGGCTCCTACCAGTACAAGACCCCCGAAGGCAGGACCATCAACCTCAAGTACCTCGCCGATGAGAACGGATTCCAGCCAATCGGTGACCACCTGCCCGTTGCCCCCGTCGCCTAG
- the LOC124161024 gene encoding endocuticle structural glycoprotein ABD-5-like yields MNSMTIIVFVAVAIVAVSSMPQFATHGVIPVLQRDEARDDHGQFSLRYITGDGTTVTEQGKLTPNSDGSDLVLVKEGSYTYTSPEGKTVTIRYVADERGFQPVGDAIPVAPVV; encoded by the exons atgaACTCC ATGACTATCATTGTTTTCGTGGCCGTGGCCATCGTAGCTGTCTCTTCCATGCCCCAGTTCGCCACCCATGGAGTCATCCCGGTTCTCCAGAGGGACGAAGCCCGTGACGACCACGGCCAATTCTCCCTCAG ATACATCACCGGAGATGGCACCACCGTCACCGAGCAAGGAAAACTGACGCCCAACAGCGACGGATCTGACCTCGTCCTCGTCAAGGAAGGCTCTTACACTTACACCTCGCCCGAAGGCAAGACCGTCACCATCCGATACGTAGCCGACGAGAGGGGATTCCAGCCCGTCGGTGACGCCATCCCAGTGGCTCCAGTCGTCTAA
- the LOC124160479 gene encoding larval cuticle protein 65Ag1-like, which produces MNTSTCFVLIGVFACANAAFVYRSVPILRFDNSRTDDGHSLNYLTGDGTSVYETGRIKNVPGITRSGAGNVAYVKEGSYSFTSPEGQFYKVDYVADENGYRPSGAHLPRAPDYNPYSYSF; this is translated from the exons ATGAATACG TCGACGTGCTTTGTTCTAATTGGTGTGTTTGCGTGTGCCAATGCTGCATTCGTCTACAGGAGCGTGCCAATACTGCGATTCGACAACTCGAGGACTGACGATGGGCATTCTTTAAA CTACCTCACGGGAGACGGCACATCTGTTTATGAGACTGGCCGCATCAAGAACGTTCCAGGAATCACGAGGTCCGGCGCCGGGAACGTGGCGTACGTGAAGGAAGGCTCTTATTCTTTCACGAGCCCCGAAGGGCAGTTCTACAAAGTGGACTACGTTGCCGACGAGAACGGATACAGGCCGAGCGGAGCTCACCTCCCCAGGGCACCCGACTACAATCCATACTCGTACTCCTTCTAA